In a single window of the Platichthys flesus chromosome 5, fPlaFle2.1, whole genome shotgun sequence genome:
- the tomm20b gene encoding mitochondrial import receptor subunit TOM20 homolog B, translating into MMGGRSSALAAGLCGALLVGYCVYFDRKRRSDPQFRSRLRERRRKQQAAKERDGQAKLPDLKDAEAVQKFFLEEIQLGEELLAQGDYEKGVDHLTNAIAVCGQPQQLLQVLQQTLPPPVFQMLLTKLPSISQRIVSAQSLSEDDIE; encoded by the exons ATGATGGGCGGCAGGTCGAGTGCGTTAGCTGCGGGGCTGTGCGGGGCTCTGCTCGTCGGCTACTGCGTCTACTTCGACCGGAAGAGACGGAGCGACCCGCAGTTCAGGAGCCGGCTGCGGGAGC gcaggaggaagcagcaggCAGCGAAGGAGAGGGACGGTCAGGCCAAG CTCCCGGACCTGAAGGACGCTGAGGCGGTGCAGAAGTTCTTCCTGGAGGAGATCCAGCTGGGGGAGGAGCTGCTGGCTCagg GAGACTATGAGAAAGGTGTGGACCACCTGACCAACGCCATCGCCGTGTGTGGCCAGCCTCAGCAACTGCTGCAGGTCCTGCAGCAGACTCTGCCGCCGCCCGTCTTCCAGATGCTGCTCACCAAACTGCCCAGCATCAGCCAG CGTATCGTGAGCGCACAGAGTCTGAGTGAGGATGATatagaatga
- the gtpbp2b gene encoding GTP-binding protein 2b: MVDLSQSGAVSPGHSRHGPGSGPGTTGRKASKKSRTRRSKRGRRRRNKKSQRNNPPPFLPPEAEEGNIEYKLKLVNPTQYRFEHLATQLKWRLQEGRGEAVYQIGVEDNGLLVGLTEADMKASLRTLQRMAEKVGADITLLREREVDYDFDRNTRKIAEVLIRKVPDDQQFLDLRVAVLGNVDSGKSTLLGVLTQGELDNGRGRARLNLFRHLHEIQTGRTSSISFEILGFNSKGEVVNYSESRTAEEICESSSKMITFIDLAGHHKYLKTTIFGLTSYCPDFAMLVVSANTGIAGTTREHLGLAMALKVPIFIVVSKVDLCSRGTVERTVRQLERVLKQPGCNKVPMVVSSPDDAVTAAQQFTQSTCITPIFTLSAVSGESLNLLKVFLNILPPLSNIKEQEELMQQLTEFQVDEIYSVPDVGTVVGGTLYSGVCREGERLVVGPTDEGRFLRLKVGSIQRNRSACRVLRAGQAATLALGNFDRSLLRKGMVMVSPKMNPTIGCEFEAAIVLLFHAKTFRRGSQVTVHVGNVRQTATVECLHGKDELRTGERAVVRFRFIKHPEYLRLGAKLLFREGVTKGIGHVTGLLPPFQNHDQNVDQNLQEH; the protein is encoded by the exons ATGGTGGATTTATCCCAAAGTGGTGCAGTGTCTCCGGGACACAGCAGACACGGACCGGGCTCCGGCCCCGGGACCACCGGAAGGAAAGCGTCCAAAAAGTCCCGGACAAGAAGAAGCAAACGAGGCCGGAGGAGACGGAACAAAAAGAGCCAGCGGAACAACCCTCCGCCGTTCCTGCCCCCGGAG gctgAAGAAGGGAACATTGAATATAAG CTGAAGCTGGTGAACCCAACTCAGTATCGCTTCGAGCATCTGGCCACGCAGCTGAAGTGGCGCCTGCAGGAGGGCCGCGGCGAGGCCGTCTACCAGATCGGAGTGGAGGACAACGGGCTGCTGGTCGGGCTGACGGAGGCCGACATGAAGGCCTCGCTCAGAACCCTCCAGAGGATGGCGGAGAA agtcggGGCGGACATCACtctgctcagagagagagaggtggactACGACTTCGACAGAAACACTCGGAAGATCGCTGAAGTCCTCATTCGAAAGGTTCCTGATGACCAGCAG TTCCTGGACCTGCGGGTGGCCGTGCTGGGGAACGTGGACTCAGGGAAGTCCACCCTGTTAGGCGTCCTGACGCAGGGCGAGCTGGACAACGGGCGCGGCCGAGCGCGGCTCAACCTCTTCAGACATCTGCACGAGATCCAGACCGGACGCACGTCCAGCATCAGCTTCGAGATCCTGGGCTTCAACAGCAAAGGAGAG GTTGTGAACTACAGCGAGTCTCGGACGGCTGAGGAGATCTGTGAGAGCTCGTCCAAGATGATCACCTTCATCGACCTCGCCGGACACCACAAGTACCTGAAGACCACCATCTTCGGTCTCACCAGCTACTGCCCCGACTTCGCCATGCTGGTGGTGAGCGCCAACACCGGCATAG CCGGGACCACGCGGGAGCACCTGGGTCTGGCCATGGCGCTGAAGGTTCCCATCTTCATCGTGGTCAGTAAAGTGGATCTGTGTTCCCGTGGCACCGTGGAGCGAACCGTCCGGCAGCTGGAGCGGGTCCTGAAGCAGCCGGGCTGCAACAAGGTCCCCATGGTGGTGTCCAGCCCGGACGACGCCGTGACCGCCGCCCAGCAGTTCACCCAGTCCACATG catcaCGCCCATCTTCACTCTGTCCGCTGTGTCTGGAGAGAGTCTGAACCTCCTGAAGGTTTTTCTGAACATCCTCCCTCCACTGAGCAACAtcaaagagcaggaggagctgatgcAGCAGCTCACTGAGTTCCAg GTGGATGAGATTTACTCAGTTCCAGATGTTGGGACTGTGGTGGGAGGAACTCTGTACAG tggaGTGTGCAGGGAGGGCGAGCGGCTCGTGGTCGGTCCCACAGACGAAGGGCGTTTCCTGAGGCTGAAGGTCGGCAGCATCCAGAGGAACCGCTCGGCCTGCCGGGTGCTGCGAGCCGGACAGGCCGCCACGCTGGCTCTGGGAAACTTCGACCGCTCACTGCTGCGCAAG GGCATGGTGATGGTCAGCCCCAAGATGAACCCGACCATCGGCTGCGAGTTCGAAGCCGCCATCGTCCTGCTCTTCCACGCCAAGACGTTCCGCAGGGGGTCACAGGTCACCGTGCACGTGGGCAACGTCCGGCAGACCGCCACCGTGGAGTGCCTGCACGGGAAG GACGAGCTGCGGACTGGCGAGCGAGCTGTGGTTCGATTCCGCTTCATCAAACACCCTGAGTATCTGCGGCTGGGCGCCAAGCTGCTCTTCAGGGAGGGCGTCACTAAAGGCATCGGCCATGTCACCGGCCTGCTGCCGCCCTTCCAGAACCACGACCAGAAcgtggaccagaacctgcaggaGCATTAA
- the LOC133954483 gene encoding apoptosis-stimulating of p53 protein 2-like translates to MMPIFLTVFLSNNDQHFTEVPITPETLCRDVLALCREPGEADCYLAETWRGAERVVGEAEQMMAVLQPWGQQRGEVRYLLHHQRAPGPETDGSRASDPKLKRNQGSAAAERRLENQVSAPRLDVTFSDLQDLATRQQQMLASKEQRLRSLKLQEQRQQEASEQERLQQLRENAQNQEAKLRRVRALRGQVEQKRLSNSKLVEEVEQMTGLFQQKQRELLVAVARLEELSDQLEVLRSPRMEPPPPPPQHHTTASSTVELELLCKELQLRNKLNQEQSSRLQQQRDGLNKRNLEVAAMDRRLAELRQRLWKKKAALQQKENLPVASEGHAPQHGVGSRVAAVGPYIQPSSTAGSQGPPVPARQEPPVKPIPDSSLKPPPRPVKPAAGFSSSQWSDRSDSKSRALPTSSGGHSHASTLPRVSSLSYCNSGDETPTGLRGLCGSDNPPPVPSRTNHSTDTLLRDNQASGKCLSQVTAPPPVPGKPTLLSSSGPPTFSRPPYSTGTFPGKARPVGGHLRAPGVLSSHCNTLPLPSKQESPPAAAVRPYTPDLSDGPVLQKPQTLAASSIYSMYTKQASVGKGHQAGGQGTLPRSQPRVYGKPVLPASGGQQSVSSDDSGLNSDACVSDGSEAGCLGNGKGVSGETAERATPRPLSPTKLLPFLSNPHRNPSDADLEALRRRLHHAPRPLKKRSSITEPEGPAGPNIQKLLYQKTTLAAMETIPCETVSPAETCVQPGGHDHRGGGLDVHDNTGLSFNQLLAESPEDSLTPPPLPPRSPIPDPASCCSQCPALEDKEEEVRPSSVHHDHFPEEFPPYPPPPYPSCGETEQGDYTSSLQPPEVMGQEPVPPGKRSILRRVGSERVDPTLRVKFNALALLLDCSLEGEYDLVQRVIFNVDDPSSANDEGITALHNAVCAGHTDIVKFLVQFGVNVNAADSDGWTPLHCAASCNNVQVCKFLVESGGAVFATTYSDMQTAADKCEEMEDGYQQCSQFLYGVQEKMGVMNRGVVYALWDYEPQRDDELGFTEGDCMTVLRREDEVETDWWWARCGDGEGYIPRNLLGLYLRIKPRQRSLA, encoded by the exons atatTTCTCACCGTGTTCCTGAGCAACAATGACCAGCACTTCACCGAGGTGCCCATCACGCCCGAGACGCTCTGCCGGGACGTGCTGGCGCTCTGCCGGGAGCCGGGCGAGGCCGACTGCTACCTGGCCGAGACCTGGAGAGGAGCAG AGCGCGTCGTCGGGGAGGCGGAGCAGATGATGGCGGTGCTGCAGCCGTGGGGGCAGCAGAGGGGGGAGGTCCGGTACCTGCTCCACCATCAAAGAGCTCCAGGACCAGAGACTG atGGATCCAGAGCGTCCGATCCGAAGCTGAAGAGGAACCAGGGGAgcgctgctgcagagagacgTCTGGAGAACCAG GTCTCAGCTCCTCGTCTGGACGTGACCTTCAGTGACCTTCAGGATCTGGCGACTCGACAGCAGCAGATGCTGGCCTCCAAA GAGCAGCGGCTGCGCTccctgaagctgcaggagcagcggcagcaggaggCGTCTGAGCAGGAGCgactgcagcagctcagagagaaCGCACAGAACCAGGAGGCCAAGCTGCGGCGGGTCCGGGCCCTCAGGGGCCAAGTGGAGCAGAAACGCCTCAGCAACAGTAAACTcg tggaggaggtggagcagatGACTGGTCTGTTccagcagaagcagagggagctGCTGGTTGCGGTGGCCAGGCTGGAGGAGCTCAGTGACCAGCTGGAGGTGCTGAGGAGCCCTCGgatggagcccccccccccgcctcctcagCACCATACCACGGCCTCCTCcacagtggagctggagctgctctgtAAAGAGCTGCAG CTGAGGAACAAGCTGAACCAGGAGCAGAGCTCacgtctgcagcagcagagagacggCCTGAACAAGAGGAACCTGGAGGTGGCGGCCATGGACCGCCGACTGGCCGAGCTCCGGCAGCGGCTGTGGAAGAAGAAGGCCGCCCTGCAGCAGAAGGAGAACCTGCCA GTGGCGTCAGAGGGCCACGCCCCCCAGCATGGCGTGGGCTCCAGAGTGGCGGCAGTGGGTCCATACATTCAGCCGTCCTCCACAGCAGGCTCTCAGGGACCTCCGGTGCCGGCTCGCCAGGAGCCTCCAGTGAAGCCCATTCCCGACTCGTCCCTGAAGCCGCCTCCCAGACCCGTCAAGCCGGCCGCAG GTTTCAGCTCCTCTCAATGGAGCGACCGCTCAGACTCGAAGTCCAGAGCACTTCCCACATCTAGTGGAGGTCACAGCCACGCCTCCACACTGCCTCGTGTGTCCAGCCTCAGCTACTGCAACTCAG GTGATGAGACCCCCACAGGTCTGAGAGGACTTTGTGGATCTGACAACCCGCCTCCTGTCCCGTcacggaccaatcacagcactGACACCCTGCTCAGGGACAATCAG GCTTCAGGTAAATGCTTGTCCCAGGTGACAGCGCCACCTCCTGTTCCCGGTAAGCCCACACTGCTCTCTTCGTCCGGCCCACCAACCTTCTCCAGGCCCCCCTACAGCACCGGGACCTTCCCTGGTAAGGCTCGGCCAGTCGGCGGCCACCTCAGGGCTCCAGGAGTCCTCTCCAGCCACTGCAACACACTCCCTCTGCCCAGCAAGCAGGAGAGCCCCCCCGCCGCGGCCGTCCGGCCGTACACCCCCGACCTCTCAGACGGCCCTGTGCTGCAGAAGCCTCAGACGCTGGCGGCGTCCTCCATTTACTCCATGTACACCAAGCAGGCGTCTGTGGGGAAGGGCCACCAGGCAGGAGGCCAGGGCACGCTGCCCCGCAGCCAGCCCCGAG TGTACGGGAAGCCGGTCCTCCCGGCCAGCGGGGGGCAGCAGTCGGTCTCCTCAGACGACTCCGGCCTGAATTCTGATGCCTGTGTGTCTGATGGGAGCGAGGCTGGTTGTCTGGGTAACGGCAAAGGGGTCAGTGGAGAGACGGCCGAACGAGCCACGCCCCGACCGCTCAGCCCCACCAAGCTCCTCCCCTTCCTGTCCAACCCTCACAGGAACCCCAGCGATGCGGACCTCGAGGCCCTGCGGCGCAGGCTGCACCACGCCCCCCGGCCCCTGAAGAAGCGCAGCTCCATCACGGAGCCCGAGGGCCCGGCCGGACCCAACATCCAGAAGCTGCTCTACCAGAAGACCACTCTGGCTGCCATGGAAACCATTCCCTGCGAGACAGTCAGTCCAGCGGAGACATGTGTCCAGCCTGGGGGACACGACCACCGGGGGGGCGGGCTAGATGTCCATGACAACACTGGGTTGAGCTTCAACCAATTGCTCGCTGAGAGCCCTGAGGACTCGCTGACTCCGCCCCCTCTGCCCCCTCGCTCACCCATCCCTGACCCCGCCTCTTGCTGCTCCCAGTGCCCCGCCctggaggacaaggaggaggaggtgcgtCCTTCCTCAGTCCACCACGACCACTTTCCAGAGGAGTTCCCCCcgtacccccccccaccataccCCAGCTGTGGGGAGACAGAGCAAGGAGACTACACCAGCAGCCTGCAGCCGCCGGAGGTCATGGGGCAGGAACCAGTTCCGCCG GGTAAGAGGTCTATCCTCAGGAGAGTCGGATCTGAGCGGGTGGACCCCACGCTGCGGGTGAAGTTCAACGCTCTGGCTCTTCTGCTGGACTGTTCTCTGGAGGGCGAATACGACCTGGTCCAGAGGGTCATCTTCAAC GTGGACGACCCCAGCTCGGCCAACGACGAGGGCATCACCGCGCTGCACAACGCCGTCTGCGCCGGACACACGGACATCGTCAAGTTCCTGGTTCAGTTCGGAGTCAACGTCAACGCTGCCGACAGCGACGGCTG GACTCCGCTCCACTGCGCCGCCTCGTGTAACAACGTTCAGGTCTGTAAGTTCCTGGTGGAGTCGGGGGGGGCCGTGTTCGCCACAACCTACAGCGACATGCAAACAGCTGCCGACAAGTGTGAGGAGATGGAGGACGGCTACCAGCAGTGCTCCCAGTTCCTCTATG GCGTTCAGGAGAAGATGGGCGTGATGAACCGCGGCGTGGTGTACGCCCTGTGGGACTATGAGCCCCAGAGGGACGATGAGCTGGGCTTCACTGAGGGCGACTGCATGACGGTGCTGAGACGGGAGGACGAGGTGGAGACGGACTGGTGGTGGGCACGATGTGGAGATGGAGAGGGCTACATCCCCCGCAACCTCCTGGGG CTGTATCTGAGGATCAAACCGCGGCAGAGGAGCCTGGCCTGA